GACTTATTCTTGTTTCTGTAGTTAATTTTGCTAAATCTTCCTTAGACATGAAATCATCTCCATTGGATTAAATACTTTTGCTTACTGCCGATAAATTGGATTAGGGGAGTATCTTCCGAAGTAATCAATCCGATCACATTGACTGAAGGGGCACGAAGGGGTACTAGGTAGATCTTTCTTGATAATTTCAAATTCCCCTTCATACCTACCAGCTAAGTTGTTATCGACCGTG
This genomic stretch from Aerococcus mictus harbors:
- a CDS encoding phospho-sugar glycosidase domain-containing protein; this translates as MCRPDVSEYVVRSQCARGKITDSIEPSNQTFRNKGSITVDNNLAGRYEGEFEIIKKDLPSTPSCPFSQCDRIDYFGRYSPNPIYRQ